The Dethiosulfovibrio salsuginis genome contains the following window.
GCGTGGCTGGTCATTCCACCTCTGGAGGTCAGGATCCCTCTAGCGGCGTAAAGACCGTGAATGTCGTCTGGGGTGGTCTCAGGGCGGACCAGAAGGACCGATTCCCCTTTATCGGACAACCTGACCGCCTCGTCGGGATCGAAGACTATCTGACCTACCGCCGCACCGGGAGAGGCAGGAAGACCCTGTGCGAGCACTTCCGGAACGTATCCTGGATCGATCTGGCTGTGAAGCAACCTTTCGACCTGATCGGGAGTGACCCTTCCGATGGCGGTTTTTTTGCTGATAAGGCCCTCGTTGGCCATATCCACCGCTATTTTTACCGCCGCCTGGGCGGATCTTTTGCCTGTCCTCGTCTGGAGGATATAGAGTTTTCCCCTCTCGACGGTGAACTCTATGTCCTGCATCTCCTGGAACCGGCTTTCCAGGTTCTCCACCTTCTCCGAAAGATCTCTGTATATATCTGGCATAACCCCTTCAAGGGCGGCGATAGGCTGAGGGGTTCTGATACCTGCCACGACGTCCTCTCCCTGAGCGTTGATGAGGAACTCGCCGTAAAGCTTTTTCTCTCCGTCGGCGGGGTTACGGCTGAAACAGACCCCTGTACCGCTATCGTCTCCTAGGTTGCCGTAGACCATGGCCATAACGTTGACCGCCGTTCCCATATCGTCGGCCATATGGTGGATCTTTCTGTAGGTCTTTGCCCTAGGGGTATTCCAGCTATCGAACACCGCCTCGACCGCCAGTTTCAGCTGGACCATAGGATCGGAGGGAAAATCCTCACCGGTCTCCTTTTTGTAGAGAGTTTTGTAACGACAGACCAGGTCCTCCAGGGCGTCAGGGCCAAGCTGGTTGTCGTAGGTAACCACGTTCTCCCGTTTTACGTCGTCCAGGAGACTCTCGAATTTCTCCCCTGCTACGCCCTTAACCACGTCGCCGAACATCTGGATAAACCGTCGGTAGCTATCCCAGGCAAACCGATCGTTGCCCGACATGGCCGCCAGAGCCGATCTGGTCTCGTCGTTAAGCCCCAGGTTAAGGACCGTATCCATCATCCCAGGCATGGACACAGGAGCCCCGGACCTGACGGACAGCAGCAGGGGATCGGAGTCCGATCCCAGAGTCTTTCCCATCCGTTCCTCCAGTCGCGATAGAGCGGCCTGGACGTCCACCCACAGGGCATCCATAAAGCCCTTTTCCTGCTGAAGATACCTTAGGCAGGCCTTGGTGGTCACGGTGAAGCCCGACGGCACCGGGAGGCCTTCTTTCACCATCTGGGCCAGATAGGCGCCTTTACCACCTAAAAGGGCTTTCATATCGGACGAACCTTCGGAAAAATCATAAACATACT
Protein-coding sequences here:
- the ppdK gene encoding pyruvate, phosphate dikinase; this translates as MIKYVYDFSEGSSDMKALLGGKGAYLAQMVKEGLPVPSGFTVTTKACLRYLQQEKGFMDALWVDVQAALSRLEERMGKTLGSDSDPLLLSVRSGAPVSMPGMMDTVLNLGLNDETRSALAAMSGNDRFAWDSYRRFIQMFGDVVKGVAGEKFESLLDDVKRENVVTYDNQLGPDALEDLVCRYKTLYKKETGEDFPSDPMVQLKLAVEAVFDSWNTPRAKTYRKIHHMADDMGTAVNVMAMVYGNLGDDSGTGVCFSRNPADGEKKLYGEFLINAQGEDVVAGIRTPQPIAALEGVMPDIYRDLSEKVENLESRFQEMQDIEFTVERGKLYILQTRTGKRSAQAAVKIAVDMANEGLISKKTAIGRVTPDQVERLLHSQIDPGYVPEVLAQGLPASPGAAVGQIVFDPDEAVRLSDKGESVLLVRPETTPDDIHGLYAARGILTSRGGMTSHAAVVARGLGKPCVSGAEDLLIDLEGKRLIIGDRIFSEGDVLTVDGSTGRVIEGSVPLSLPSISGELETILDWSDEVSALQVWANGDTPDDAKRARSFGAKGIGLCRTEHMFMAEDRFPVMQRMVVAKELEERKAALEELRAMQKEDFMGIFREMDGLPVIVRLLDPPLHEFLPRVSELDKRIAQAEESGQDASALRKVKDRAENLREVNPMLGFRGCRLGLVYPEIYEMQIRAIFDAMSELTDVDLKVEIMMPLVQTKREMSILKEMVLSIAGEYEAGSLKYLVGTMIELPRAALRAGELAEDAEFFSFGTNDLTQTCLGLSRDDVEAKFMKDYVEKGVFKLSPFHELDRDGVGELMSIALQRGREVRPDISVGICGEHGGNPESIAFCHSIGLDYVSCSPFRVPVARIAAAWSALGLLK